The following coding sequences are from one Salvia hispanica cultivar TCC Black 2014 chromosome 3, UniMelb_Shisp_WGS_1.0, whole genome shotgun sequence window:
- the LOC125214354 gene encoding protein FAR1-RELATED SEQUENCE 11-like, giving the protein MTEETDVLNEASENGSESSRDDNGTIEEMPEDTILSRQTSVNLMPFIGQRFVSQDAAYEFYCSFAKQCGFSIRRHRTRGKDGVGRGITRRDFTCHRGGYPQLKPTADGKIQRNRKSTRCGCQAYMRIVKRADFDVPEWRVTGISNVHNHELLKFNEVQLLPAYCTMTPDDKSRICMYAKAGMSVRQMLRLMELEKGIKLGCLPFSEVDIRNLLQSFRNVERDHDPIDLLKMCKEKKDRDPNFKYNYRIDSNNRLEHIAWSYASSIRLYETFGDVVVFDTTHRLDAYDMLFCVWIGVDSHGSYCFFGCSLIRDENLHSFSWGLKTFLDFMNGKAPETILTDQKTCLKEALAMEMPGTKHAFSIWHIISKFSDWFSVTLGSHYDSWKAEFHRLYNLHNVEEFEIGWREMVDIYGLQGNKHIVSLYALRTYWALPFLRSYFFAGMSNTFQSEMINSYIQRLLSAQSMLNDFVEQVASLLDARDRGAKPKVLQKVPKTSLKTGAPIESHAATVLTPYAFGKLQEELVLAPQYATVLVDDSYFIVRHHTGVDGGYKVLWVPQDEFITCSCCHFEFSGILCRHILRVLSTNNCFQIPDQYLPLRWRDSLFSKPAPTSSGKVQLLQSMISSLITESMESEERLSVACDHIASVLARIKNFPSAAADDSNGVAYASPSGSFILPDVEDSDAIAQSFSTNPHVCLAFAKLKDRRTRDEIDMYRKKRRCTVPCCGQYGHEIGNCPMVADDDLNTDGLGFL; this is encoded by the exons ATGACTGAGGAAACTGATGTACTGAATGAAGCATCTGAGAATGGGTCAGAGTCATCTCGAGATGACAATGGCACTATAGAGGAAATGCCCGAAGACACTATCTTGTCGCGACAAACGTCGGTGAACCTCATGCCTTTCATCGGACAGAGATTTGTATCACAGGATGCTGCCTATGAATTCTATTGTAGCTTTGCTAAGCAATGTGGCTTTTCAATTAGGCGCCACCGCACTCGCGGGAAAGATGGCGTGGGTAGAGGAATCACGCGAAGGGACTTTACCTGCCATCGTGGTGGTTATCCGCAGCTTAAGCCTACAGCGGATGGGAAAATACAAAGGAATAGGAAGTCGACGCGCTGTGGTTGTCAAGCTTATATGAGGATTGTTAAAAGGGCTGATTTCGATGTCCCTGAATGGAGGGTCACTGGTATTAGCAATGTCCACAATCATGAATTGTTGAAGTTCAACGAGGTGCAGCTGCTTCCAGCATATTGTACAATGACTCCTGATGACAAGAGCCGTATTTGTATGTATGCTAAAGCTGGGATGTCTGTTAGGCAAATGTTGAGGTTGATGGAGCTAGAGAAAGGCATTAAGCTAGGTTGTTTGCCATTCTCTGAGGTTGATATCAGAAATTTGCTCCAGTCATTTAGAAATGTGGAACGGGATCATGATCCAATTGACCTTCTCAAAATGTGTAAGGAGAAGAAAGATAGAGATCCAAACTTCAAATACAACTACCGGATAGATTCTAATAACAGGTTGGAGCACATTGCGTGGTCCTATGCTTCATCTATCAGACTGTACGAGACTTTTGGAGATGTTGTAGTATTTGATACAACTCATCGTTTGGATGCTTATGATATGCTTTTTTGTGTTTGGATTGGAGTGGACAGTCATGGCAGTTATTGCTTCTTTGGTTGCTCTCTCATTCGAGATGAGAACTTGCACTCGTTCTCATGGGGATTGAAG ACATTCTTGGATTTCATGAATGGAAAAGCTCCAGAAACAATTTTGACTGATCAGAAAACGTGTCTAAAAGAAGCACTTGCTATGGAAATGCCAGGGACGAAACATGCCTTCTCGATTTGGCATATTATATCAAAGTTTTCTGATTGGTTTTCTGTCACACTGGGGTCTCACTATGATAGCTGGAAAGCTGAATTTCATCGCCTTTATAATCTGCACAATGTTGAAGAGTTTGAAATTGGATGGAGGGAGATGGTTGACATATATGGCTTACAAGGGAACAAGCATATTGTCAGCTTGTATGCTCTTCGTACGTATTGGGCACTGCCATTCCTGAGATCATATTTCTTTGCGGGAATGTCAAATACATTTCAGTCGGAGATGATTAATTCCTATATCCAACGGCTTCTTAGTGCACAATCTATGCTTAATGATTTTGTAGAACAG GTGGCCTCACTCTTAGATGCTAGAGATCGAGGGGCAAAACCAAAGGTGTTACAAAAGGTCCCAAAAACATCCCTCAAGACAGGAGCACCAATTGAATCGCATGCTGCTACTGTGCTCACACCATATGCCTTCGGCAAACTACAAGAAGAACTAGTGTTGGCACCGCAATACGCAACAGTGCTGGTAGATGATAGTTATTTCATTGTGAGGCACCATACGGGAGTTGATGGTGGGTACAAAGTCTTATGGGTCCCACAAGACGAGTTCATCACATGCAGCTGTTGTCATTTTGAGTTCTCAGGCATCCTCTGCAGGCATATCCTCCGTGTCCTATCGACCAATAATTGCTTCCAGATTCCCGATCAGTACCTACCTTTGCGTTGGCGTGACTCCCTGTTTTCAAAACCTGCACCAACATCTTCAGGGAAGGTGCAGTTGCTGCAATCAATGATTTCGTCTCTAATTACAGAGTCTATGGAGAGTGAAGAACGCCTTAGCGTTGCCTGCGATCACATTGCTTCAGTTTTGGCCCGCATCAAAAACTTCCCTTCTGCTGCAGCAGATGATAGTAACGGTGTAGCATATGCCAGCCCTTCTGGCTCTTTCATTCTCCCAGATGTCGAAGATTCCGATGCCATCGCTCAAAGTTTCAGCACAAATCCCCACGTATGTTTAGCATTCGCCAAGTTGAAAGACAGAAGAACTAGAGATGAAATAGACATGTACAGGAAGAAAAGGCGATGTACAGTCCCTTGCTGCGGGCAATATGGGCATGAAATTGGAAATTGCCCGATGGTGGCAGATGACGATCTAAATACAGACGGGCTAGGGTTTCTGTAA
- the LOC125211298 gene encoding small ubiquitin-related modifier 2-like, whose amino-acid sequence MSTQEDDKKPGSGDQSGHINLKVKGQDGNEVFFRIKRSTQLKKLMNAYCDRQSVEFSSIAFLFDGRRLRVEQTPDELEMEDGDEIDAMLHQTGGAFA is encoded by the exons ATGTCGACTCAAGAGGACGACAAGAAGCccggtagtggtgatcaatccGGCCACATCAATCTCAAAGTCAAGGGCCAG GATGGAAATGAGGTCTTTTTTAGAATCAAAAGAAGCACCCAGCTAAAGAAACTTATGAATGCTTATTGTGATCGTCAATCCGTCGAGTTCAGCTCCATTGCCTTCCTGTTTGATGGACGTCGCCTCAGGGTAGAGCAGACTCCTGATGAG TTGGAGATGGAGGATGGTGATGAGATTGATGCCATGCTACACCAGACTGGGGGTGCATTTGCTTAG